A stretch of Lysinibacillus agricola DNA encodes these proteins:
- a CDS encoding DUF5677 domain-containing protein, with protein sequence MDLNNIMSEVREAHYRIYEHSVENKQDINALDQSLIFLSSNAFLELKSLVVLVENKAYHGTYSLCRSILEKFIYMRYILEKDSMNRAEDFQLSNLKSWIEIYEKTKKMYPEQVPPIDKNELNECKKPFISSKDKYKWYCGSGTNSISRLFKYFKKDKYGYYYMKYSGETHGNDSIAKFIDTFKLNYDKEQYDNSEVVYIALEAFCDILKSLIDHYNLKEIVTYSNIYEEYTVKL encoded by the coding sequence ATGGATTTAAACAATATCATGAGTGAAGTAAGAGAAGCTCACTATAGAATTTATGAGCATTCAGTAGAAAATAAACAGGATATAAATGCATTAGATCAATCTTTAATATTCTTATCTAGCAATGCATTTTTGGAATTGAAATCATTGGTAGTATTGGTTGAAAATAAAGCTTATCATGGCACTTATAGTTTATGTAGGAGCATATTAGAAAAATTTATTTATATGAGATACATTTTAGAAAAAGATTCAATGAACCGAGCTGAAGACTTTCAATTATCAAATTTAAAATCTTGGATCGAGATATACGAAAAAACTAAAAAGATGTATCCAGAACAAGTGCCACCTATTGATAAAAACGAATTAAATGAATGTAAAAAACCATTCATTTCTTCTAAAGATAAATATAAATGGTATTGTGGTAGTGGTACTAATTCAATTTCAAGGTTATTTAAATATTTTAAAAAAGATAAGTATGGATATTATTACATGAAGTATAGTGGTGAAACACACGGTAATGATTCGATCGCAAAATTTATAGATACTTTTAAATTAAATTATGACAAAGAACAATATGATAATTCAGAGGTTGTGTACATTGCGTTAGAGGCTTTTTGTGATATTTTAAAATCACTAATTGACCACTACAATCTCAAAGAGATAGTTACTTATTCTAATATTTATGAAGAATATACAGTGAAATTATAA
- a CDS encoding endonuclease NucS domain-containing protein, whose amino-acid sequence MKYKMPLKYILNEDRMITDVVFTIIFAIINSENFTNGSDYKIKNSELKYLLGVTDNRTVNKNLEIIKKMNIIEDYVITNRGILIVKRITVPEEMWKVELPDLIFNKHRVIWIIFYLNYYRTLQLENQDKYYFSFVSTKNMSSVLNCSEETMTRALEELKANNNYKILTEKFIFPIKDKHRIILPKIKNNPRTTDDERKLEDYLQNNISLIEEGMTFIDRQVPVDHGFIDIVARDKNGSKCVIELKSVNNDKRLPYQCLYYPTQIKGNTRMLVVAPDYREDMLVSLNKLDVELYTYEMSNDDYIINRFGVR is encoded by the coding sequence ATGAAGTATAAAATGCCGTTAAAATACATCTTAAATGAAGATAGAATGATTACAGATGTCGTATTTACAATTATTTTCGCTATAATAAATAGCGAAAACTTTACCAATGGTTCTGATTATAAAATAAAAAATAGTGAATTAAAGTATCTATTGGGTGTAACTGATAATCGAACCGTTAATAAAAATTTAGAGATAATTAAAAAAATGAATATAATAGAAGATTACGTAATTACAAATAGAGGAATCTTAATTGTAAAAAGGATTACAGTACCAGAAGAGATGTGGAAGGTGGAATTACCTGATTTAATTTTCAATAAACACAGAGTAATATGGATTATTTTTTATTTAAATTATTATCGTACACTTCAATTAGAGAATCAGGATAAATATTATTTTAGCTTTGTGTCTACTAAGAATATGTCTTCAGTTTTAAATTGTTCCGAGGAAACTATGACAAGAGCGTTAGAAGAATTAAAAGCAAATAATAATTATAAAATTTTAACTGAAAAATTCATATTTCCAATAAAGGACAAACACAGGATAATCCTACCGAAGATCAAAAATAATCCAAGAACTACTGATGACGAACGAAAACTAGAGGATTATTTACAAAATAACATAAGTTTAATTGAAGAAGGAATGACTTTTATCGATAGACAAGTACCTGTAGATCATGGATTTATCGATATCGTAGCGAGAGATAAAAACGGTAGTAAGTGTGTTATCGAGTTGAAATCTGTAAATAATGATAAAAGATTACCTTATCAATGCTTATATTATCCAACACAAATAAAAGGAAATACTAGGATGTTAGTAGTAGCACCAGATTATCGTGAAGACATGTTGGTGAGCCTAAATAAGCTTGATGTTGAATTATATACATATGAAATGTCGAATGATGATTACATAATTAACAGATTTGGGGTTAGGTAA